In the genome of Brachypodium distachyon strain Bd21 chromosome 3, Brachypodium_distachyon_v3.0, whole genome shotgun sequence, the window GCCGCTCGAGTGTGGACGCGAACAGTGTAGTGGGGTTGATGTGGGCGAGCGCACGAGCCTCATTTACTCCCGCTTAAGAGAGCATGCACGTGGCTTCAACCCGTGAGGTTGTCCACGGTGTAGGCGTGGACGTGTACCAAAGTTGGTGTGGCGAGCACGGTAGCTTAATTTCTTGGCACCGTAGAAGAGAGCATGCACCAACTCGAACTCGTGAGGTCAGCACAGGAGTGTGGGTGTGGGACCTAAGATGGAGTTGGCGTGGGGACCACATGAGCTGCATGTCGACAATAAGTATTTATATCAATACGAGAAGACTAGGCATGATGCTCGATGACAATTACAACAGATGGGTAGAACGCCACAActctccttgatcttggtgGAAAACAACCGACGAGAGGGACGAGGCGAGCTACTCTAAGAAATAGTAGGAGTCAGTACGAAATTTATCAAATTGTCCTTATTGCAAAGAGGTCATTCTTGAAAAATATGAGCCAAATgacttttgttttatttacgTGTCTTCTAAGTTATCGTTTATCCTAAGTGGTGTCGCTAACAAAATCCCTGTGTACATCTCTGAGATAGTGTAGTACTGTGTTGTGTAATCCTTTAATATAGTGGAGACACGCTTGTTTTGTGTACATGACTGTCTACGCGTCGCACCCGGCACGCAGTCATGCGTGCATTGGCATTTGGCAGGAACACAAAACTCTTCTGCAATAGCAATTTAATTCTTGTCGCAACTTACCATGTCCGTGTGCATCTTACAGAATCATGTGCCGTCCTCGGGTGATGGATTCTTCCGGCGAGAGGTGCGACACGAAAGGTGCGCGTCGACGGTGAGCAGTGCCCCTAGCTACGTACGTAGGCTGCTGATGTTGTTTTGGAAGTTTCGATTCCGGCGAGGGAGTTGTGACGAGGGATCACATCGCCGTCGAGCCGCAGGGCTAGGAGAGGGGTTAGATGCATGCAACTGCTTTCGAGTTCTGACATGGAGGAAAGTAGAGGACAGGGCAGCCATTGGTGCGCGGTTCCTTCTGACGTGGAATTTGCGAGGTGGGGGACCCGACTAGTATAGAGGTGGCCACAGTCCGATGAGTGCACTTTTTCAATAAACAAAGGTTTCTTGGCCAAATGGCCACCACTTCTGATCTCATCTCCGTATGTAGGACAGTGTGATGGATAGAGTTTGCACACAGAATGCCTGCACAACATTCGGTATACTAGCTTTGAAGGGCCGTTAAGAGCAGGAATAATAACAGACTATAAACTGGCCATAAGAATTTAGATACAATTTGTGCTTAGTTGGagggaagaaaaaagaaagcagGATGTAAACTAATAGCCAGTTGCAGCACAAGCTTCAAGGTTATCTATGAGACTGAAATGTGGATCATGTTTTAATAAAGTACTACAACTTTATAACCCACTATTGTACTCCATGCGCTAGTAATTAGACTGGCTATAGAGAGTTTATAGCCAGATGTTGGCTAGTACTATTATTTTGCTCTAACCGTATATTGTTAAATCATCCTCACACAACCATAAGGACACTCCCAATGCGTTGTATCTTAATTTGTATCTTATATATTAAATACACATTTAAATACAATCCCTCTAATGCTTTGTATCTTAGtgttgtatctaaacatgcTCTCGTTTATTATATTTTGTGAGAAAGCAATTATAAGTTTTCTTGGGTTTAATGCTAAGAGTTGTATCTACATTAAAAATACAAtgcctctctctttcttcattaaaTAGGTGGCACATCATATTTTTGCTTAGATGGCATGCTTAAGATACGGTATATCTTGGAGCATTGGGAGTGCCCTAAGCACACACTCATAGAGCAGGCTTTTGAAGTAAAGAAGTCAGCAGAGAAGGTTTGTGACCTGCCTAGAGATAGAATTATCCTACTAATCATACAACCAATGGTTATGTGTTTGCGGCCTGTATTTAGCGGCCTCATCCACTTCAAAGTCAGCATGCTGTTGGTTCCGCTCAGCTCCGAAGGCGAACATCCAggcaaagaaaagagaagaggatCACGGTGTTGAAGCAAATTATTTACACGAAAAGCCTCGGTGGGATATGCTTACCAAGCAACAAGCGTAAATATGGTAGAGCTAAAACAAATGTACATGCATGACATTCTGCAGGTACATCACCCTCTTTTAGACGGAGTAGCTCCCTTCCAGTCAGCAGCAAAAAAGATAACATTCAACATTTTCTATAtatgcaaaaatatattttaataattttgttttgtttagcTTTTTTTGCAATTCAGTTCTACCTAGTTCAATTTATCATATATTGTTTAGTGACTAAATATTTGTGTGTTGCTACAATTTAAAGTAATTTAATCTTCTGTATTAAATGTGTTCTTTAAATATTTGGGTCTCATTCATCAACTTTGTTCCAAATATCAATTAATATCTACCGCATAGAATATATAGCAATGAATATGATTTGTAAGCAGTTTCCAGGTGTAGGGAACGGACAAGCAACGTTTCAAAGTTTTGTAAgagtaaatatatagttacatttttgtttgtaaagATATCTTCATATTCTAATAAGCAAGATTTTTCTCCATACTTCTAGAGATATAATATCTCATCAGCAAAAACTACAGAAGCCGAATCATGATATGTCAAAACGAAACTTCTTATAACTTAGGTAAAGAAAAATACACCACATGATAATGATTCTCTATTGTCATTAAGCAAGAAATGGAGGTAAAGAGAAGGCAATTAAGGCAAGAGTGATCAATCGTGCATGCCTGCATGGACATCACCTGGATATAGCCAAAATAATTAAGAGGGTGTCCTAAGAGAAACGCTTCATGAGTCGTGGTTAAAAGGATGGGGAAATAGACAAGTACAAGCAAAAGACAAATTCTCATTTTCATAAGATGAATTATGCGACTATCTTGTTTTTTCACATGGGTCGTGCCTAGGCATGCCTTCCGCCTTAGTGGGGCAGCACGACACGACCCGTTTATATGTGAGTCCGAGTGTCAGGCCAGGCTAAGCCCGGTTTGTAGCGAAGCGAGCCGTTGGCCTGCTAATacatctctccctccctctgtcCCGTCTCGTTGGCGAGCGCTCAGTCCCCCTCACTTGGAAGAAAATCATATGATACTAGGTCTAATTTTCCATCGTGTTGAAACTTGTTAAATCTGTTACATGTGATGTTGCAAACGATGAAAATCTCGTTTACTCTTTGGTTTGATCGTTCTCGGTTCCTCTTTCGCGCGCAAAAAAGTTCTCGGTTTCTCTGGTTGGGTGTCAAAACAGATTGCTCTTAATCGATTCCAGGACATAAAACGACATCGCATGTCTTGTGGTTCTTCAGTTCGTCACCGACCCCTGTCTTCTCTCTCCATCTGGCGGCGACGGGAGATTAGGCGGCGACCTCCACGGCAGCAACCTTTTACGACCCCATCGTCCACTGCTGCAGgtacctcctcctcctcctccctctcgttCGTCGATGCTACGTGGTGGCACTACCCGGCGCCAGGGCCAGCAACTGGTGCTCCTCGACCTACGTGCGATGTCTGTTCCATTTCCTCCCGTTGTCCCCTTCTACCAGTAAAGGTGGGGTTAAATATCATATCAAATATCCCCTAGTATTAGTCTAACTCGATGGACAACCAGACCAGATCGGGTCTCGCAGGCTCGCTCCGAGgcttgtcttcctcctcgtgccaGTGCCACCAGCACTGCCGAGACGGTATACTATATTTTCAGAGTCGAGACAGGCAGGCGACTCTGCTTTTTCTGAACGAGGCACGTCACCACAACACATGAAACCATGTCTCCAAAATCACAAACGGAATGGAAGAAGCAGTCAGCAGGAGTGCCAGGGTCGTTTCACAACGCATCTGAATCAAGACATGATGCCTACGTACTAGGTCTTTACACACGGCCGGTCTCAAGAAAGAGTATACAAGTTTACAACCACAAGTGCATGCGTCAAATTGCCGCAGGATCGAGCTAGCTACCGGACGAAACCACGAGAAAGATTATGTTAATTAATCATGACCAGGTATCAGTACGCAGTATTAAGCAGCATGTTCAAGAGTCGATCTTGGAACGACTGCTCTGTTCGTAAGgcctactactgctgtcagaGACTCTCAGTTGTAGTTGGGCCTTCGCCCGGGCATGGCAGCCTGGCTCGCGTTGGCGGCGCCGTACTGCGACCTCGCGAGCGGATCGCTCATCCTATCCTGCAACCAGACGACGATTTAAATCAGTTCGTTCGTGTCAGCAACATTGCAATTGCACGGAGGAATAATAGGAGGATCTTACGGGTCGTGACTGTGGAATGGAGGCGTTGCTGAGGTAGGCGGAGCTGTGCAtgccgcggccggcgccgaccatGGGGTTGCAGAACTGCATGTTGTCCTCGCCCAGCGCGCGCAGGCGGTTGAGCTCCGGGAGCACGCCCGTGGCGAGGTCGGGCCGGTCCTTGCGCCGGAGCTCGCAGCACCTGAGCGAGATCTCCGCGAACCGCCGCGCCTCGTCGACGGGCCAGTCGTGCACGGCCGGGTCGAGCAGGTCGGCAATGGTGCCATGATCGAGCGCGCGCGCGACATGGTGGGTGAGCCCCATGGGCGGCCTCGCCGTGACGATCTGCAGCAGCATGACCCCGAGCGAGTACACGTCCGACTTCACCCCGAGCATCCCGGTCTGCTGGTACTCCGGGTCGATGTAGCAGAAGGTCCCGGCCGCGCTCGTCATGTGGCACTGCGTCACGGTGTCGGCCACGGACTGCGGCACGAGCCGCGCCAGCCCGACGTCGCTGATCTTGCTCACGTAGTTCCGGTCCAGGAGGATGTTCCCGGGTTTAAGGTCTCGGTGCACCAGCGGCTCGGGTTTTGCCTGGtgcaggaagaggaggcccGTGGCGATCTCGGCGGCGATGCGGAACCGGTGCTGCCAGGGGAGCGCTGGCCCGTTGCGGTGGAAGAGGCAGTCGTCGAGGCTGCCCATGGCCATGTACTCGTACACGAGGCAGCCGTACTCCGGGCAGGCGCCCAGGAGGAGCACCATGTTTGGGTGGCGGATGCAGCTGAGGACctccacttcttgctggaaCTGCGCCTTGCCCTGGGCGGCGTCGGGCCGGAGCACCTTGATGGCCACGGGAGTGTGGTCGAGCTGGCCCTTGTACACCGGCCCGTACCCGCCTTCGCCGACTTTGCGGGAGTCGGAGAAGTGGTCGGTGCCGATCTCGATCTCCTCGATGGTGTACCGGCGGTACCTGGCGGATGACGACGAGCCACCGGAGCCCGCGGAACGGAGCCGCTCCTCGGCTTCCTTGAGCGCTTTCCTCTCGGCTTGGATCCGTTTCTGGGCCTCCAGCTCTGCCAGACGCTGCgaggcctccgccgcctcgatggcagcgcgggccttggccttctcctGCTCGATCAGCGCCAGGGCGGACTCCTCCGTCAGCCGCCCGTCCTGCgaccgctgctcctcctcggccttcCACCGCTGCAGCTCCATCGCCTTCTGCTTCGCGGTAAGCGCCTCCTTGCACGCCGTGCTGTACATGTCCATGGTCTGCTTTAGCTCCAGCTTCAGCCGCCTCATCTCCGCCTCCATGTCCTCCTGCGATGCAACGAATCGACCCGATTACATACGAATGTAATCTGCAGCACTGCAGGAAATGTGAAATGGTGTTCGATCATGTACCACTCCGGAGGCGGTGCTGGTCTGGGAGTTGGAGGTGCTCTCGTTGCCGAAGGAGTCGCCCCAGAGGCTGCCGCCCGGGCGCACGCCGTCGAAGCTGTCGTACTGGCTGTCCGACCCGGTGGACAGCCGCGGCGGGTACCGGTCCACGCTCCGGCGCGGGCCGCCGATGAACGATATGTCCGACGACTCCGGCAGCGAGAAGTCCGGGAACGCCTTCCTCGCCGACGTCGTCGGGCCCCTCGAGAACGGCGACATGATGAAGTTGTCCTGCATCGGCATCGTCGGGAACCCATCCGCCGAGTCGCTGGGCATTGCTGGTTGCAAGAAAGAGTTGGAGAGATCATCCCCAGGCTATTAGCGTCGGtcagaaatagcaaaaccgagaGTACCTCGTGCtgcggggggaggaggaggcgtccATTTCTGCTGCGCGGGAGCTTGCTGGTCGTGCGGCTTGGCGCCCTGGATCATGGACCGGAGCGGCGAGACGGAGGGCGCCGGGCGGGTGGCCTGGCGGACCGAGGTGACCTTGCCGCCCTTGGTGACCACGTACACGCTGCTGAAGTCCGGCGCCGTCTTGGAGATGCTGGTGGGGATGTCCGCCTTGAACCTGACGAAGCTGTTCCTGGTGCAGGCCCCGACGACGATCCTCTCGATGGCCGCGTGCGCCACGAACTCCACGATCGACTTGGACACGTCGTGGTCGTCCAGCACCACGTCCTTGCACTGGATCTGCATATGCCATATTGCCACCCAAACAAACGAGAGCCGATCAAGCTACACGGAAGAGAAGCGAGACGGATGCAATGTGTGTGCGTCGGGGTTCGTATACGTCTTTGCGGGTGCAGAAGCAGCGGAACGGGAGGAAGAGGTCCTTCATCTGCGGGTCCGTCGGCTGCTTGTATCCGGCGGCGTCCTCCACGCCTCCTGCAAATTAACGCACGCATAAGGCGTCACCACCATGAATTCCATGGACAACCTGAGGTGAGGAAAGGAATGGTGTCTGCTCGCCTGAGGTGCCCCTGGTGTTGACGTGGACGAGGATGATGGTCTGGCCGCGGTGGACGAGCGTCTCGGTGGCGTACTTGAGGGCGTTCTGGCTGTTCTTGTCCTTGTCGATGCACACCGCCACCAGCGGGtagctcccgccgccggcggcctcgccgtcgctgTACTTGCCCATCCCTACGCCCCGCCGGCCGGTCAATCAGCCAGCCAAGCTCCGTTAATTTGCTGCCTCCTTCCCTTTCGCCCTGACTGGTGGATCAACTTCTTGGCCGGCAGCTCTCCCCTGCTAATTCTATCTAGTACCTCCCCCCGTCTATGCTATGGAAGATTGCAAGGGGAAGAGCTATTGTTCGTGAGAGGAGCTTTTTAGGCGTTTGATCCTGTTCGCTGACCTGTATTGACTATTATTAAGCATGGCGTTGAATGCATGTGGATGTGGTGTTTCTTAGAGACGACCCGTCAgaatgtttccttttttttcagctCGGTTAACGGATGACCACCGGTTCGGCTCAGTTTCCTCTTTCGGCGTCTCCATCTTTGCAGTTGCATAACCGTAACATCATGTTTTGTTCCAACATACAAATGGCGCGTACGAACCTAAGTTTGCATCTTTGCAGTTGCATAACTGTAACATCATGTATTGTTCCGACATACAAATTCCAATGTACCAATCTT includes:
- the LOC100821623 gene encoding U-box domain-containing protein 35, coding for MGKYSDGEAAGGGSYPLVAVCIDKDKNSQNALKYATETLVHRGQTIILVHVNTRGTSGGVEDAAGYKQPTDPQMKDLFLPFRCFCTRKDIQCKDVVLDDHDVSKSIVEFVAHAAIERIVVGACTRNSFVRFKADIPTSISKTAPDFSSVYVVTKGGKVTSVRQATRPAPSVSPLRSMIQGAKPHDQQAPAQQKWTPPPPPAARAMPSDSADGFPTMPMQDNFIMSPFSRGPTTSARKAFPDFSLPESSDISFIGGPRRSVDRYPPRLSTGSDSQYDSFDGVRPGGSLWGDSFGNESTSNSQTSTASGVEDMEAEMRRLKLELKQTMDMYSTACKEALTAKQKAMELQRWKAEEEQRSQDGRLTEESALALIEQEKAKARAAIEAAEASQRLAELEAQKRIQAERKALKEAEERLRSAGSGGSSSSARYRRYTIEEIEIGTDHFSDSRKVGEGGYGPVYKGQLDHTPVAIKVLRPDAAQGKAQFQQEVEVLSCIRHPNMVLLLGACPEYGCLVYEYMAMGSLDDCLFHRNGPALPWQHRFRIAAEIATGLLFLHQAKPEPLVHRDLKPGNILLDRNYVSKISDVGLARLVPQSVADTVTQCHMTSAAGTFCYIDPEYQQTGMLGVKSDVYSLGVMLLQIVTARPPMGLTHHVARALDHGTIADLLDPAVHDWPVDEARRFAEISLRCCELRRKDRPDLATGVLPELNRLRALGEDNMQFCNPMVGAGRGMHSSAYLSNASIPQSRPDRMSDPLARSQYGAANASQAAMPGRRPNYN